The segment TCTCCAAGTATTTCCCAGTGCTACCTGCAACGTGCTTCAGTCAGGCTTAGTTTGGTATGAGGGGAACCTTAAAGAAGCGTTGAATATTAAAGCACAGAAACAAGTCATATAGTCCCCAAAGTGTCTGAAGTAAACAAAGCATGCTGACTGACTTAAATTTCACTTCTACTAAAACTCAACAAACCAGTCAACGAAGCATTTATGTAACTATAAGTCCAATTTTAAGCTAACTTGCCCAACAGAAATGGAGTGGTAATAGCATGAAAATGACATTGGATTACTTAAGGCTCCGTTTACTCTGATGCtctgactgctgccatcatgaatTCTGACAGATTATGACTGTAGGCTCTGGAGTCAGTTACAGTCAGTTAACACGGTACATTGCTCCTGCAAAGGAAGACAACACAGGATGGAAGGGAATAGCAGGGACTTGAGAGAGGAAGTGCAGGTATCCACACACTAACCCATCATGAAACTGAAGCATGGCTAATCATCGGAATCTTTCCTGGCTTGGCATTTGGGGATGGAGAAATCGGAAGCAATAGGCATTCAGTGGGTTTGTAATCACGCACACCTTTTCTTATATAGAGTAGAATATTGAGCTTGGTGGGCAGGCGCGCACCCGACCTggccaagcataaaatgacgcgcaagtacatcgggcaagtgtcccaatgtcatcgtgtggtcccgcaatattttgtttggcaggtgcgtgctggagtcagcagcgtgcctgccgacaattaaaaggcctattaaggccattaaaaaggtaattcaaatttacactgcctgtccaaccttaaggttggcgctGCCACTTGAGTTCTATGCTGGGAgtgacttaattggcccgcccgtgtaaaactGCGCTGTagtgccaatcgcgggcggcagtcggcttcctgaccgccccgcCCGTCCCTGctgagcacccccaccaagggcaaaatcctgccccatgtgtgggAGGTATTGTACTCAGCCCGATGTTgatcctatatgtgccagactcttatactacaattaaagcactgaaggaggccattcagtccatcatgtctgtgccgacTTTGCAAGAGCAGCCCAGGTAGTCCttctctcccacctcctccctgTAGTCTTGCAAATTTTTTCCAATCGGATATTGattcaattcccctttgaaaggtgtgattgaatctgtcttcaccacactcttaggcagtgcatccTAGATCCTaatctctcgctgtgttaaaaagcTTTTACCCATGTTGCTGTCTGGGTTCTTTTGCCaaccaccttaaatcagtgcctctggttctcgacccttctgccagtggaaatgATTGTTCCCTGTCCACTTTGTCCAGACCTGTTgtgactttgaacacctctaccaattctcctcccaactttatctttaaggagaacagctccagcttttccaatctgtccatgtaactgaagtccctcatccctagaaccattttcATAAATCGTTTCTGCAgcctctctaatgctttcacgtCCTTACTgtagtgtgatgcccagaattggacacaaagggtggaatcatctcagaattgcattaagtgcggtagcgggcgtgaaaaactacattttacctgcaagctgcattGGTGAGTTTTCATTAATTATGTAGCCGCAAGAAACAAGCCGTTTTGCTGATGGGCGACCTCTGAATTGCCTGTCACACTGTTAATTCActatttcctcactccgggtgctaTATCTAAACTAAAGctacacacacagttctcaatgcttgcagcccagggttgctccagtgaaaacatggccctgaaagccaagaaatgTTCAGGAACCCATCACTAGAATGACttttggaggcctgccatgatgtcctccaccctccgctctggctgcaggaagtccagcaatctcaccgctccagcttggtaggtggtggtagtggtggtcagcgccaatgctgcagagaagaggttggccatccagtgcagaaagaggatgaatgatctcatccgtgccaccaaggttaggcaaccatctcatcactctaacctcacatactcacaaggccatcacacattcactggcatctcagtcattgccagctcaagggacatcaccactcactctctcacacagagcctcacatgtccatctggcctcatcttctctggagacggcctcaaggtggtgagggctgaggaggcaacttgcacagatcaatatgtgccccccacacacacactgggatacccccctttcccagtacagccctcgctctgcagcctcttcccttgcctgaggccacttctccctcttccacaagcaagtcctagccctgcagccgttgaaaagccactcctgtttacgactggtctggtaggtagacacctgcccatgagccgTTCTAAAAATGGCTCGTAaggagatgctaaagtattgaaaataGATTCCCAACATGGggcagtgggaaatgtggcccatcaTTGGCGAGTGGACTGGACAATTGCAAAcaggtttcacaatggcataaaactgatttttgtccttcttgccagattgtccactcatgccgccaAACATGCCCGCTGTCAATGggagcggaaaattccggccaatatTACAGTTGAGGCCGAAACAGTGATTTCCAAAAGTTAGCTATAACTTCCTTACATTTGTActctatggcctgaatcttctgggcGGGCCCCGCTCGctgaagcgtaaaatgacacatggtgatgttgggcgtgtggcCCGACATCACAGCGCgtcattcagttcggcaggcgcgcactggagtcagctgcacgcccaccgaactgtcaaaggtctattaaggccattaatcagcTAATTAAGGCACTTGTCAGGGCTGCTTGTCAAACCTTAAagtgacgggcaggcgaagagcccaggcggcctttgcatttttcatggaacctcatccccgGGCGGgttaaggtttcatgaaggctttataactttaataaaattttttagtaaaattcatagacatgtctcagctcatgtgacagtgtcacatgaggggacatgtctgaataatttaaaaaattctttatttCAAGTTTACACAACCAGATTAatcccccgaggcagctctgtgcctcagggagatttttgcgctCTTTCGCGAAAGAGtgtaggccctgactctccctcctcccccctcccgcacacggagctctcagcgcttccaggtgtgcattgtgctgggcgggtcttaattggcccgcccatgtaaaatggcagcgcgcagccggtcctgggcagcgatcggctgcgcgcctacctgtgcctgctcccgcccagcccgcaCGACGGAGGGAATATTCTCCCTTATGCCTCTGTTtacaaagcccaggatcccatatgccttaacTGCTTCTTCaaactgccctgtcaccttcaacgatttgtgcaAATATTCCCCCAGGTCAATCTGCTTCCTGTAGCTTCTTTAGGATTGTATccttttatattgcctctcctggTTCTTCCTTTGAAAAAGTATCACATTGCACTTcgctgcattgaatttcatctgccatgagcCCACCCATTCCACTAGCCTGTCTATGCCCtcctgaagtctatcactatcatccttatagttcacaatactttctAGTCTTGTTTTAATCCCcgtattttgaaattgtgccctgcacacccaagtcaAGGTCAATAATATATTTcaggaaaagcagtggtcctaatactgaccactggggaaccccactatataTCTTCTCCAGTCCAAAAacaaaccattcaccactaccctgtttcctgtcattcagctcACTACATATCCATGCTGTCACTGTCCCTTTTTATTTCTTGGGGTTTATATCCTTGTTGATAACACTCTCAAGTGGCACTTTaacaaatgcattttggaagtccaGGTATGCTATGTTCAAACTGCAACTACCTAACATTTGTATAGGTTTAGCATTATCTCTGGTACAATACTTGATTTCCCTATTTATAAAACGTAGGATCCTTCTTTTACAGCTTTACATCAACTTTTACTCTCATGTTTAAAGATTTGAAAATCTTACCCACCATTCTGTCTGCTTTTCAAGGTTTTAGCATTTAATGTATATTCTCCTTATTCTTTTTCATATATACATCACCTCACCGTTCTCCACATCAAATTTTATCTAAAATACAAATCTATGAAAATGATGGATAGGAAGAGATCAACTGCTCCACCTATTTGCTTAAATCAACTTACATCGATAAGTCCATGTATATGAAGTTTCTTATTGATCTCTTCAAAGTTTATTACACTATTGCTTGCcaattttgattttctgttcccTATATCCAAGTGCAGATTTACATAGATACAGAGAGAATAATGGTCCTGTTACTGACCCTGAGGATATCACTGTTTATATTATTCCATTCTGTACAATATCCATTAACCACAACTGTCAGTTTTCTGTCCTTAGCTACAATTTGTATTCATGCTGTCACATCTCCTTTAATACTACATTGATTAATATTATCAAGCATCCTTTGCAATGCCTTTTCAAatactttttgaaaatccatataataAATATGCACTTCTTGTATCAATATACAAATGCTACTTGTCAGACATGACTTGTGTTATCAATTTTTGTTGGCTGTCTTTAAGTAACCCATATCTTTCTACCTGTGTCTTGATGCTAATTCATGTTATGGCTTCTAGAAGCAGACCTACTACTGATGATGGTCTACTTTGTTTACCCTTTCTCTCTTTTTGAACAGAGATGTTATATTAATATCCTTCCAAGAATGATGTTTGAAAGATCTGTGGTCTGCTATTTCCTCGCTGACTTCCCTCAGCATTTTAGAATGATTATGTAACTATTCTTTTACTTACTAGCCCAGATATCACAGCCCCAGTAGCAGCAAATGCTGAGATGTttgtcactattttgaagaatgcAAGAGAACTGCAACTTCCGGGAGGTGACTTATGCGGGAACCCGGAAGTTGCAGTTCGCCAGAAAGTGTTTCTGGGGGTCCGAGTGGGACCTGCCAGTGTGTAAACTTGTGCTGATTTCTCATGACCCCCCCTACTCACACCCCTGGCACTGTTAACAAATCTCTCCCGCACCCCAACCCtcatccaccccacaccccccaacggCACTTCTGGCTCTGTTCAGTgtcataaaaatataataattctcataatattgtggtttattgtaaaagtggTTTAGTAGTGAGGCTTAGGTTAATttctctgtatgtatgtgtgtgaggggtggatataattgaattggagacagctggtctggaggttttgagttatcaacaagcagataggtttgaaatgctaaatacgtaaacatgggttgaagttttagaatgtgaggtgtgaggaacatttgcatttttagataattaGGTTAGTATGAATTTCAAGGAGATGGTgagatgttacacttagccataagaagctaagccaaacagtgatTTTATTTTTCCCTAACGTTGCTGATAAtatgagtgctatgaaagatttaccttatgagaaaagtaaagttgcaaaaacatatgggaccaatggaatttacattataAAGGGAGAAACatttataaaggagatgaggtcacgTATAAGGGAGAAGGTATTCTAAGACCTAACACAAGTGTAAAAAGCCTCcagctctgtgcatcaagttgctgtcgacaggaaccgaagctaagaaaattcactttgagtgtcactgtccagggtattgtggtggtggtggtgggggggggggatggtggtggggggggggatggtggtggggggggggatggtggtgggggggggaggggggatggtggtgggggggggaggggggatggtggtggggggggggggggggatggtgggggggggggtgggggggatggtggggggagggggtgggggggggggggtgggggtggggggggggtggtgggggtgggggggggggtggggggggtgggggtggggtggggggggggtggggggggtgggggtggggtgggggggggggttggggggggtggggggggatgggggggggtgggggatggtgggggtgggggtggggggggggggggggggatggtggtggggggggtgggggggatggtggtggggggggtgggggggggaggggggatgggggggatgggggtgggggggggaggggggatggggggggtggggggggggggggggatggttgtgggggggggggggatggtggtggggggggggaggggggatggtgggggggggggagggggggggttggggggatggtggggggggggggagggggggggttggggggatggttgtggggggggggatggtggtggggggggggaggggggatggtgggggggggggtggggggggggagggggggggttggggggatggtggggggggggggggggatggtggggggggggggagggggggatggtggggggggggggtgggggatggtggggggggggtgggggatggtgggggggggaggggggatggtgggggggggtgggggatggtggggggggggaggggggatggtggggggggggtggggggggggggggatggggggtgggggagggtggatggtgggggggggaggggggatggtggggggggggtgggggatggtgggggggggtggggggatggttggggggggggggggggtggggggggatggttgggggggggggggggggggggattggggggggtggggggggggggggggatggtgggggggggaggggggatggttggggggggggagggggtggtggggggatggtgggggtgggggggtggggggaggggtggggaggggggatggcttggggggggagggggggtgggggggatggggggggggggaggggggagtgggggggaggggtggggggggggtggggggggggggggggggatgggtgggggggggggaggggggtggtggggggggaggggggggtggggggggatggggggagggggtggggggagggggtgggggggaggggggtggggggggggggggagggggggtggggggagggggaggggggtggggggtgggagggggggtgggggggtggggggggagggggggtgggggggggggagggggtggggggtggggggggggggggggggggggggggaggggggggtgggggggagggggggaggggggtggggggggggggaggggggggtggggggggagggggggaggggggtggggggggggagtggggggggggggggaggggggtggggggggggggagtggggggatgggggtgggggggggtggggatggggggtggggggtgggggtggtggggggggtgttggtgggggtggtgggggggcagcggCTAGAGTttaaagttgaataaagacaTTTTAAATGATTAAAAATACTTGCACATCATTGACACAgactgcaggggtggggggggggtgcgcggcgTGTCTTCAGCTCTTGACATCAAAGGGCAAGGCTTTGCTGGAATTATGCTTCATTACTTAGCTTCCACATTCATTTTGCCAATGGATCCATGGTGCAGCCAGGAGAGCAAGTTCCTGCTGCAAACTATGTGAAAGGTAACAACATAATTTAAAACACGGTCAGTGGCATACACCTCTGCTTTGCTGCTGACTACAAAATCCAGAACTTTATCTTTTTAATTCAATGTTTCGTTAGTTTTCTTTCAGATCTTTGCCTGTCTTTCTTCTTGTGCTCATTTAGCCTTGCTAATCTTT is part of the Carcharodon carcharias isolate sCarCar2 chromosome 3, sCarCar2.pri, whole genome shotgun sequence genome and harbors:
- the LOC121276029 gene encoding basic proline-rich protein-like, which codes for PPPPPSPPPPTPPPHPPPPLPPHPPLPPPPPPSPPPPHPPLPPPPPPPPHPPPPPPPPPPLPPHPPTPPPTPHPPPPPPTPPPPPPPPPSPPPPPPTPSPHPPPPPPPPPPPPSPPPTHPPPPPPTPPPPLPPTPPSPPPHPPHPPSPPKPSPLPTPPPTPPPPPPPNPPPPPPPNHPPPPPPPPQPSPHPPPPSPTPPPPSPLPPPPSTLPHPPSPPPPTPPPPSPLPPPTIPHPPPPSPLPPPPSPTPPPPSPTPPPHHPPLPPPPPSPPPPPPSPQPPPSPPPPPPPPSPPPPPPPSPPPPQPSPPPPPPPPSPLPPPPPSPPSPLPPPPPPPPSPPPPPPPSPPPPPPPPPPPPPPPHPLPPPSPPPPPPPSPPPPPPPSPLPPPPPSPLPPPPPSPPPPPSPPPPPSPDSYGSIQRLVTCMGLSMGLVSSSAPCVGDIGCHILRQLRADICDLQEKNFHNNAERLRTGGGPGQILMLSHYEQEALDLVWRHAPRSTGAGEIGVPRAGMRGQHSRRQWSPNIHDIAGCSMRIIKVLDSHKPIVSVRRAEYCMGTLKSTIVGASTTLSGPIIAATQWTSSCTRPAKYHDGAW